A window of the Thiomicrospira microaerophila genome harbors these coding sequences:
- a CDS encoding antibiotic biosynthesis monooxygenase, translating into MHVTWVEVSVKPECVEAFVSACYDNHCASIKEPGNRRFDVLQDSHDPTQFRLYEAYSSEAEAKAHKDTAHYQVWRQVVADMMASPRQGYVYQALFPQ; encoded by the coding sequence ATGCACGTGACCTGGGTTGAGGTATCGGTTAAACCAGAGTGTGTCGAAGCTTTTGTAAGCGCCTGTTATGACAATCATTGCGCTTCGATTAAAGAACCGGGAAATCGCCGTTTTGATGTATTACAAGACAGCCATGACCCGACACAGTTTCGTTTGTACGAAGCCTATTCAAGTGAGGCCGAGGCCAAAGCACATAAAGATACCGCGCATTATCAAGTGTGGCGTCAAGTGGTAGCCGATATGATGGCGAGTCCTCGTCAGGGTTATGTTTATCAAGCTTT